Proteins encoded in a region of the Armatimonadota bacterium genome:
- the tpiA gene encoding triose-phosphate isomerase codes for MSRPRLVAGNWKMHTTTAEAAALAAAIARGPLPPDVEVAVCPPFTALGAAARALEGSGVRLGAQDVFWEPRGPYTGEISPPMLVDVGCRYVIVGHSERRQHFGETDEAVGRKTAAALDHGLVPIVCVGERLEEREAGRTDAVVRRQVEQATAGLPAERVRLLVIAYEPVWAIGTGRTPTGEEADRVAGVIRDALGRAGEDVRVLYGGSVTPANVGEFSGRPGIDGALVGGASLDASAFIAIARAFSR; via the coding sequence ATGAGCCGGCCCCGCCTGGTGGCCGGCAACTGGAAGATGCACACGACCACGGCCGAGGCGGCCGCCCTGGCGGCCGCCATCGCCCGCGGCCCCCTCCCGCCCGACGTGGAGGTGGCGGTCTGCCCGCCGTTCACGGCGCTGGGGGCCGCGGCCCGCGCCCTGGAGGGCTCCGGGGTGCGGCTGGGAGCCCAGGATGTGTTCTGGGAGCCCCGGGGCCCCTACACCGGGGAGATCTCGCCGCCCATGCTGGTGGACGTGGGGTGCCGGTACGTCATCGTGGGCCATTCGGAACGCCGCCAGCACTTCGGGGAAACTGATGAGGCCGTGGGCCGCAAGACCGCTGCGGCCCTGGACCACGGCCTGGTCCCCATCGTGTGCGTCGGCGAGCGCCTGGAGGAGCGCGAGGCGGGGCGAACCGACGCCGTGGTCCGCCGGCAGGTGGAGCAGGCCACGGCGGGCCTGCCGGCCGAGCGGGTCCGGCTGCTGGTGATCGCCTACGAGCCGGTGTGGGCCATCGGCACGGGACGGACACCCACCGGCGAGGAGGCCGACCGGGTCGCCGGCGTCATCCGGGACGCCCTGGGGCGTGCGGGAGAGGACGTGCGCGTGCTGTACGGGGGCAGTGTCACCCCGGCCAACGTCGGGGAGTTTTCCGGGCGGCCCGGCATCGACGGCGCGCTGGTGGGCGGAGCCAGCCTGGACGCGTCCGCTTTCATCGCCATCGCCCGCGCCTTTTCCCGCTGA